The Vicia villosa cultivar HV-30 ecotype Madison, WI unplaced genomic scaffold, Vvil1.0 ctg.000077F_1_1, whole genome shotgun sequence genome segment tttgtgattcgagtcacacaaggtatgattcgaatcaaagttttgaaaaaaaaatgatttacacaattcaaataaaaatttctaTGATTCGAGTCAAGGAGTATTGTGATTCGAACACAACCCTAATTCGAATCAAGTTAACAATGCCAATAAACTTCTAGGGaatgtttgattcaaatcaaaatatgTCTGATTCTAATCAGGCTTCATAAGAACCTTTATTTAAGtattctaacttgtgattcaagctaCACTCAACATATTGACTTACATCAAATTGTGTAGGCTAAAAAAACACATTGCTATGGATTCAAGTATAATATATTAAATGCAGAGGTATCTCAAAGGTACACGTCTAATCAAAAATTACAAATAAGTGATAATTCAAATTACACACAGAGATCAAAATTTAACacatcaaaataaaaagataCCGATTGCAATACAATATAAGATCAAGTCCTTCGCCACTTCAAAAGTGCATTGCACTTATTCGTATGTTAGCATATGAAGCATCAGGTGATAGTGTGGATGACTATTGAGAATTTGTGAAACCACAACATTAAAATGTGTTGGTAAATTTATAAGGAATGTGATCAATGTATTTGGACCATAATATTTTCGAAAGCTAACTGTTGAAGACCTCAAATGCCTCTTGCAGATGGGGGAGACATATGGCTTTCTAGGTCAATTAGAGAGCATTGATTATATGCATTGCAAATGAAAAAATTGCCTCTTTGCATAAAAAGGGCAGTACGTTCTGGGGAATCATGGTAAGCTCACTGTTATGCTAAAAGTAGCTGCTTCACAAGACTTAAGGATTTGACACGCATTCTTTGGGATAAGGGGGTTCAAACAACGATATTAATGTGTTGAACCAATATGATGTCttcaatgatgttatgcaataaGCTCCCGAGGTCCATTATTCAGTCAATAATTTATATTTGTATTAAGAATTATTGATAGTATTATGATTTGTAACTTGGCATTTTTATTTATAGTATTAAGGATTATAAATTCATTCTAATATATAACATTTTAactttattatatttatcatatatttaaTAGATAACAAAACTATTATAATATTATACTTATTATAAATTACCTATTACATCACTGTATttctttattaatattaaatttcacTATCTAAAGAATGATTATAAAAGCATACTGTAACTTTCTATAACTTTTACGAAAATACATTTCCTAAAATAAATGTGACTTAGTTACCAAAGGATGGTGTAGTGTCTATGAAATGCGTACACTTCCAAAATGTTAAAAggcaattttgaattttgataagATAGTAGCTCTTTACCACTAAGGATGAGAACACAACCCCAAATTTGGATGACATGAATTTAAATGTCCCTAGAGGAAAAGTTAGCCCgactcatttaaaaaataaaaccacAAACTATAAATAAGGAAAGGATCTTTTTTTATCTTCCAAATATACTACATTTATCAGTTCAGCCTATCTTGCAATatcagaaaatatattaaattatcagATATTACCATTTCAGTCTGCATCCTATATCCTAAAAATATGACAGAAATCAACCATACATCTTTTTAAACATATTGATTGCATTGTGGATAGTCAAAATCATGACAACGAAATCAAAGTTTCTatctttaagtttttttaaaatctaatagtTGCCATCTCTATTAATGAAAAGCTGAAATTCAACATGAAATATTTGGGATTTTGCTTCGTGCTTCAGCCTAAAGGACCTTCAAGATAGACATGCGTTATGGAATATGAAAAGTAAAAGCCTCTAAAATGATTTAATTCATGATAAATGGAAGATGATTGCAACATTCAATTGGGAACTCTAATAAATAAGAATATACAGTAAAATGTATCTGTACTTATTTAGCTTTAAACTTACAGGCTATATATTATTACAAGTTATTACAAGTTACAACGGAACCCCGACCTTCCCTTGACATCCGTTTTTAACAGCTTCTCTACGAGAGGGTTGGGTCCGTAACAATGTGAAGAAGTCACCTATACAAAATTTTCACGTGCTTACATGTTAACAATCAGCCAGCACAATTGAAAACAGAATTGCTAAAGCATTTTGTTTTTTTTGCTATCTTTCTCACACCTGTTTCGTTATGTAATCCTCCGCTAACAGGAGGTAGGTGGATTCTGTCCATGAAGTTCATTTTAGGGGCCTCAAGTACTGCCTTTGGCAGACTTAATGCATATTGCATGCCCCAAATTGCCAGTGGCCTCATATAGATGAGGGACCGATAGTGCCCATCAATTGACAAAGCCTCTGGAGTCTGAAACCAGTATCTGTTATGGGAGAAAGGATTAGTTTCTTGATAGAGAATGAATAACTGAATGCAATGTAAAGGTTTGCAAATTACACAATCCAAAATCTCGTATAATGTGTTTTTTATCAATCCAATCATTTGAATAAATATCTCTACCGTGTTGAGTGATAAATATGTAACCAAATAATTGAAATTTCTTGTGCGAGAAAATGCTAGTTAACTTTGAGAAACAGATGCACACAAGCATACAATATGAGTGAGGCACACCAATCTAATTGCATATTTTGTGACTGACAAATAATTATTGGTGGAGTAAGAAATCCCCCCTCCTACTAATGCACAAGAAAAAGAATGCCGGTGAACCACAAAAAATTATTGATGGTAAGGGACATAAGAAGTTACCCGTATCCATCTTCTGACCAGCCTGATAAAAATATACCCTCAGCAGTTGTGAAGGCCTCCTCCTCCATTCCTGCAAGTATCATTGTTGCAGCAACACCATAGGTCACACCTGTCCATATCTCTCGAGACTGCATACAGGTTTCATCCACCTTACCATTGGGATGCATGCCATTTACAGCACCCATCCTGCCGCCTTTAACTTTCATCACATTGAAATCATAAACCTTCCGGAGGgaacttttgattttgaaatcatcaAAAAGAGAGGGCAGCCCTGAGGATGCTGTATACCATTGCCCAGCCAATTGATCGGCTTGAATGGATTTACTGTTACCACTTGATCCACTGTCATAGTTAAAATAAGAACCATTCCACAACTTTTGTTCAAATACTGGTTTAGCCTTCAGAAACTTCCTTTTGCATGTTTCTGCAAAATCTTTGTCGCCTAGTTGAATGGCCATTGCAGCTGCAGCTTGAAGAGCAGCAAGCCAAAGACCACCACAGTAAGCACTCACACCATGGACAGTCCATGTATCATATGTTTGATCCGGGAAACCGTCATTCTCAATAAGACCATCAGCATCTCTATCAAATTGCTCCATGTACTCCATTGCAGCACGGACAGCAGGCCACACATCGACTCCAAATTGCAAATCACCTGTTGCAGAAAAATCTCGATACACCTGAAGTACAAATTTTGGGTTCAGGTCTTTCCACTTACTAGTATCGTGAATGTTATAAGCATTCATTTCATGCCACGGATCATGTGTCCCCAAATCATGTGGGACAGCCCCATAAACCTTACGAATTCCCCAGTTTCCCTCTGCCAGATACTTTACTTTTCTTCCATCTTCGCACAGAACAGCTTTAGCAAACTCCCGCTGTATACTTAATTCAATACGAGGAAAGAGCTTAAGAAGCGCAAATGAAGCATAAAAGTGTACATCATATGTGCACCACATGACATATTCCACACCTTCCAAGTACAAGAACCTtccaccatcatcattatcatcatcatgttGCAGGTTTTTCATTGTTGAACAATGCAGAGTGTTAGTGGAGTTTGCTTTTCTAAGAGTAGAATCATAGGTACTGTCTGTTTCCCTTTTTCTGCAGTCTACTTTAGGTTCAGTTATTTGGGCTACTGCATTTTCTGACTCTTTCACCTGATCCTGACTATTCCTCATATTTGAAGATTGCAAAGGAGTGTCTGGCAGAAGGGTGAAAACAGCATTTATGTTTCCAGAAGATTAAACTAACAATAAATGCTTTATATGATAAACCAGACATCTGTTGAAAATTAAACTGCAATGCAATAAGTTTATATTCATACTTACCAATCCAAATTGTTCCTCCAGCAACGAGAAAGTAGAGTTCATTAAATAATGTAAACTTGTACCTGTACAAAGAAATCTTAAATACATTGTCTATTTTCTCCTAGACTAACCAATAAAACCCATTATAAGAAGGGCTAAATATATAGAAGATAGCTCAATATGTAGAGAAAAATATAAAGAACTCTAAGAAAAACCATAATATGATATTCTTAAAGTTAGCCTATAAAACACAATGGTTCTTCAATCAATGCAACTGACTCCACCTCCTTAGAAAGAGGCCTTTTCATTGTTGTAGAATTACCAATTTTTATAGACATGACAAGATAGAAAAGAGCGTGCATACTCTTGTAAACGGTAAAAATAAAGTGTGTGTATTTTACCAAATCATAAAGGAAGCTGATAATTTGTTGGAATATTTTGTGAAAACATTTGATTTATGGGTCACATAAACTCAGTCTTGGAACACAGAAAATTAATTAGCATAATGAAAATGTATGAAAATTCTTCGTTTAAAACGTAAAATATGCCATCTATAGAATACAAGGTTTCTATTAAGTTCAAAATGCAATTCCTAGCAAAATATGAAACTAAAGATCAGCTAGAAAAAAGTCAAGTTTTGCTTTATGTTTTATGCAATACACCTAGATCTAAGACTAAAAGCTTCAATTTGAtcctaaattaataaattgactGGGAATAACCTGTAACACAAAAAGAAACTGgtgatgattaaaaaaaaaaacttgaattaAACTAAGAATTACCATTCTGGTAGCTTCTCATCCTTAAGAATAGGATTCTGCCATTTCTCAATCTCTTCTTCCCACCGTTTATAATCTGTTTGTAATTCAGAACACAATATAGTTTTCAAATGCTACAGAAAAAGTTGTCAAATCACTTCAGAAACATTCAtatcatgtttttattttaaCTATATAAATGTGATGGAAATTCTGAAGCATGGGTACATGTAAAACAGTGAAGCATCCGCATGCCTACCCGGAACGGCCATGCATACGGTACTCATTGTCGTTGATACTCTATTTATTCTCATTATTCTGTTGCAAGTGAATTTTGTAgctttttcataaataaataaatataacagtgtttaataatataaaattcattTATGCATTTGTCTTTTTTTACTGTTGTAACCAAAACtcgttttttgatttttttaaacttatattgTGTTGTTTTGTTGTGAAGTGAACAATTTATTTTCTCATGTTATAATGTATAAAAAAAACTCCTGTTTTTCATTGACaccttgattttttttaaaatttgtgtaTCTCAGTACCCCGGTATTGATAGACACCTATCCATCCTTAGAAAAGCAGGCCTCAAGAATGTCAATTTTAATTCGAATTAGACAACTTACGTGTCAATGCATCATGAGCCAAGTCCACTGCAGCTCTATCAGAAGTCCCATAAAATTTTGTATATCTCCTGCAGTAAAAGAATTGAGCGAATTTGACTTGATAGAACAAAAATGAGAAAGCAAACACTGGATTGTAATTTTAGGCATATGCTGCATGTCTTGCAACCTTTTATTGAACAATCTATACACATAAGAACGACCCTTGCTCCTTGAAAAACATCTGAAGGGTATTAAAAGGTTTACCCATTCAAAATTAAAGAGTTATTAGTTTAAAGAGAAAACAGACTTTTATTGAACAATCTATACACATAAGAACGACCCTTGCTCCTTTAAAAACATCTGAAGGGTATTAAAAGGTTTACCCATTCAAAATAAAAGAGTTATTAGTTTAAAGAGAAAACAGAGCTTCATTTCAGGTAATGATGTATTACTAGGATCATACAGAGAAGCATAACAAAGCAAGACAGTCAGACACAGTAAGTAGTTTTTAAAAGCAGGAGAAGGAAGAAAAAACAAATAGAAGCAATAACTGAGGATAAAATATCAAGAGACACTAACACAATGAGTTTAGTCACTTGGATAATATCTCACTAAAGCATTGCTTTGGAGGTTATGAGGAGAAGAGAGAAGAGGCCTTTGGTAGAAAGGGAGGATATTTCCCCACCTTACAAGAGGATttcgaaaaaaaattcaaatcctcTCTATTTTAGTTATACTCTCAAAATGAAAGTATTAGTCATAAGTATTTTTCTCCCCTCCCCCTCCAAAGCACTCTCCCAAACCAGATGGAGGATTCTCCTACCTTTTTCTTCCCTCCACTCAGAGACTATCTTACCTTCCCCTCCTAACTCCCATACAAAGCCTAAAAGCATAACCACTTACCCCATACATTTCAAAAGTGACGGAGACAATGTAATGACGTAAACGAAAATTGTAAAAGTCTAAATATTATGCACACTAACTGTTTAAATCGCAACTTCGCTAAGGTTCCGCATGCCCAGTCTTAGGGGCAGGCAACCATGGCAGTTTACCTTGGGCCTCaatttttt includes the following:
- the LOC131623728 gene encoding uncharacterized protein LOC131623728, yielding MVSGHIFHCRKNSWPPEEYISKTTLQLFDFDSAAPPEHAWRRRLNSHANLLKEFRVTFMEAIKMVRLGIRMWSYVREEASHGRKAPIDPFTRESCKPSASQGVPLGGMGSGSISRGFRGEFRQWQIIPGLCEPSPVMANQFSIFVSREGGNKRFASVLAPGQHEGLGSSKKADEQGISSWGWNLNGQHSTYHALFPRAWTVYDGEPDPELKISCRQISPFVPHNYRESSLPAAVFVYTLVNTGKERAKVSLLFTWANSIGGNSHLSGDHVNEPFIAEDGISGVLLNHKTEDNPPVTFAIAACETQNVSVSVLPNFGLSDRSSVTAKGMWSQMVKDGQFDRENFSSGPSMPSSPGDTLCAAVSASAWVEPHGKCTVAFSLAWSSPKVKFVKGSTFQRRYTKFYGTSDRAAVDLAHDALTHYKRWEEEIEKWQNPILKDEKLPEWYKFTLFNELYFLVAGGTIWIDTPLQSSNMRNSQDQVKESENAVAQITEPKVDCRKRETDSTYDSTLRKANSTNTLHCSTMKNLQHDDDNDDGGRFLYLEGVEYVMWCTYDVHFYASFALLKLFPRIELSIQREFAKAVLCEDGRKVKYLAEGNWGIRKVYGAVPHDLGTHDPWHEMNAYNIHDTSKWKDLNPKFVLQVYRDFSATGDLQFGVDVWPAVRAAMEYMEQFDRDADGLIENDGFPDQTYDTWTVHGVSAYCGGLWLAALQAAAAMAIQLGDKDFAETCKRKFLKAKPVFEQKLWNGSYFNYDSGSSGNSKSIQADQLAGQWYTASSGLPSLFDDFKIKSSLRKVYDFNVMKVKGGRMGAVNGMHPNGKVDETCMQSREIWTGVTYGVAATMILAGMEEEAFTTAEGIFLSGWSEDGYGYWFQTPEALSIDGHYRSLIYMRPLAIWGMQYALSLPKAVLEAPKMNFMDRIHLPPVSGGLHNETGDFFTLLRTQPSRREAVKNGCQGKVGVPL